The Mastacembelus armatus chromosome 14, fMasArm1.2, whole genome shotgun sequence genomic interval AGACATCACTGTGAATGcaacattttataaatgaacaaTCAGTAAATCAAGGGACTGATTAGCATATTActtcataataaaaatgtttatactATTAATATTAGTATACTATTGagtaattaataaatatttcagtagATTAATCTTTTAGGTCATTATTAagcaaaatatatcaaatactTGCAGGTTTTCAGCTTCTGAAATTTGAAGATTTAATCATTTTGCCTGgtttatgtaattattaaacttgtgtttttaattcCTGGTTatacaaaagataaaatataaagatttcACTGAGGATgctgaatgtttatttttaatcgTTTACTGTTTCATCCTTACTGAATAAATCCCCTCATTTTTCCAGGTTTTATTGAAAATGAATACAGAAGGAGGGTATTTAATAAAAGTTGGGATACCTGTAGGAATTGTTAGCATCGCCTTTCAAGGTTTAATTTACTGCCTTTGCTGcagaaaaactgtaaattgTTAACCAATTTCTTCTTccatgaaaaatacatttttatatgacTCTGAAAAGTAGATTATAGTTTTCAGGTTTTTGGAAACCTACACTTGTTTTTCCACCTCTGAAATTTTACTGCTTACCTTTGTACCATTTCAGGTTATTCATTGGACCTAAGCTGCTTAAATTTCAATAAAACGGAAAATTGGAGGTGTTTTAAAACTTTTGAGTGGTGGTGTAGAAATAATTAACAGGTAATGGGACTTGTGAGAACAGCTTAGGACACTGGTTTAGTAAAACATCAATATTAAAGCTTCACAAATCTGGTTTTTATCACGACTGCTGTATTACATGTATTAATTGCATAGATGGTCGGGTATTTGTGGCCAAGAGCTCAAAGATTTAAAAGCAAAATGGTGATGTTTAATGTTGGGAGTTAAATGGTTACCGAATGTTGTGCCAGCAGCTAAAAGCAGAACACTTCCCACCACATAAGTCACAGATTTTAGAACAATGACACTGCCTTTTTCTGTTAATAATTTCCCTTGTTATCCTTTTCATGTGGGACACAAGTTAAATTAGAAAAGAAAGATGCTTTTTCAAGAGCTGAAGCCAGTCTAACATAATGTCCGCTCCCTGAAAGATTCATCAGTGTGCAGAGTGTTATTACTTAGATTTATTACTGTTCCTGTGTAAGGAGAGATATAACTCTTACTTTAGACATAACTAGGGAGATTCTAACTAATCAGCATGGATTTTTTTCCTGCAGCCCAGTCAACCTGACCTATGATGTCTTTGATGGGAAGGGAGAGAGCACTCCCCTGGTGTTTCTCCATGGCCTTTTTGGCAGCAAATCTAACTTCCACTCAATAGCGAAGTCCCTGGTGCAACGCACAGGCCGAAAGGTAATGCAGCGATGAAGACATTACACCTTTCTGTTATTACTTCAAAAACAATTCATCTTTATGTGTTTGAATTGGTTCTCAGCCGCCTGAAATGAGCCGCCTTACAAGAGCAGGCATGGGAACTTTCAATCAACCAGCATGTTGTCAGTCACTTGATACATCTCCTCAGCAGTCTGTTCTTTGGCTTACTTGATGAAACCCAATGCCTTATTTGCACAATACAGCCTTTGTTTGTGCTGTGACTCTTCTGAGTTGGGCCAAAAATAAGGACACAGctgaataaagttttttttttcactgttctcTGTCCTCTTCCTTTCGATTCCAAGTGTCCTAACCGTCCTTTGTCCAGTTAGGTGCTGACTGTAGATGCCCGTAACCATGGAAACAGTCCTCACAGCTCGTTGCTGACCTATGAAGCAATGACCGGTGATTTGAAACACCTCCTCGCTCAGCTACACATTGAAAAGTGCATCCTCATTGGCCACAGCATGGGGGGGAAAACGGCCATGGCGACCGCTCTGACACAGGTTAGCAGGCGGGAAATGTCACCATGAATATATCATGATGCTATTACTCCCCTCCTTTGGTGTCACCTGACCATAATAATTGTACAGTGTACTCTGAATTTCCTCCATTGGTCTTCATGCTGCACGTCATCCTGTTTCCATTTTGTCATTGGTTTCTCCCACTGacatctttttgtttctgtctctctaccTGTTCCCcaatctgtccatctgtctgtagCCTAGTTTAGTGGAGAGGCTGGTAGTAGTCGACATCAGTCCAGCCCAGACCACAACACGGACCAACTTCCACTGTTATATCCGGGCCATGCAGGAGGTGAAAATTTCCAGTGACATCCCTCGCTCCACTGCCAGGCGCATGGCTGAGGATCAGCTTCGCAGTTTGGTCAAGGTGAGGACTGTTTTTAcatttcgttttttttttttttttttttaacaaaatccATGTTAGTTTGTCAAGTAGTTTCCTGCATCTGATATTTAATCCAGTAATAGAGGATGTTGGGCCATTAGGTGGCAGAAAAAACAAGTTGTGAACATGTTATGACTTAAAAAATTACAAATCCTGAACATACAAAATGTCATAATGATATGAGTTCTGTTTCTGGTCACCTGATGAATGTAACTAATATTCCccttcttttagctctgttttttgtCTATAACAAATCCCGAAAGAAATGTTTGAGTCTCTAGATGTGAAATGCTGGATTTTGTTCATCAGCCAATCTCTGAGTCTGTCTGATGTTAGATGCTGTATTGATACTGAACCAAATCACTGCCTGCTGGTATAGAAATAACACTACGAAGGCTGAGAGTCAACCAAAACAATAAGTTGAGAAACCCTGCAGTCAAATGATAATTCTCACTACAGCCAACCCCATCACACACAAGTAGCCATGTGAtgaattttaataatatatgaAACTCAACCTGAAGTGTCCTTCCCTCTATCAGGAGCACTCGGTTCGCCAGTTCCTGCTAACTAACCTGGTGGAGCAGAATGGACACTATGCCTGGAGAGTCAATTTGGAGGCCATCTCAGCGCATCTTGATAACCTCATGAGTTTCCCCAGCTTTGACACTGTCTATGAGGGCCCTACACTGTTTTTGGGTGGAGCCAGTTCTGCTTATATCAGGTATGAAAtctcacagacacagatttaATGCAGACAATATTTTAACAATTCAACATTAAAAGCCTAAATTTATTCTCAGTACTTTTTCCTAACTTGGCTTTttagaaaaaaaccccacaaaaaACTCAATCTTTagccttttcatttttccacagTTTTCTCAAGATGGTCTGGGAAAATATTATACATTAAGGAGGAAAATCATCAGTCTGTTAAGTGATGCAAATTGTAATGCAAAAGAAAGATATGCAGCTAAGAAAACAAACTCACTCATAGGTTTTTTAAGTGTAACATTATTTCAACCTAAAATGTCACCCAGTTTCCTTAGCTGTCAAAATGAAGACAATCTGGCCCATGCTGATCACATTTGGTCACTTGTGTACATTTATACAATGGTAAACTAGCTGTGTTTCAGATGTAATCAAAATTGTTATATTTACTGTTCATCTTCCTTTCGTCACTTTCCGTCCTCACTCCTGATCCAGCTCCGAGGATTACCCAGAAATCCAGAGGCTGTTCCCTCATGCTGACATCCAGTACATCCCAGACGCGAGCCACTGGATCCATGCAGATAAACCCTTAGATTTTATCAGCTCCATCATCTCCTTCCTACAGTCCTAGCTGCCCCCTGTCTACACTTCAGAACGTTTTTATGTTCAAATCCTCTCAGCATCCACTCACCGATAATACAGGTGAGAACTCAGCAGCTTCAGCAAGAACGACTGGAGTCATAAATGATGCTAACACTTGCCAACACTGGACCAAACTCACCCTTCTCCAGCAGTCATTTCCTAACCTTTTAACAGTGTCAAACTTATTGTAGTGTAGTGTATTGTAGGTgaattgtcttttattttgtctgtcctCCGGTAGTAGTAGGCCGAGTGGTTACTagatgtgttttggtttttagatTAGTAGATAGACAAGAGCAATGAAAATGTCTCCAGTTTAACATAACAGGGCTGTTTTGGAGGTGATACACTAATCCAAAGAAACTCTCATTTGCACAGAGCTTTCTTTATGTTGATATATTCATGCCAGTATAGTAGAAAAATGGCTTTTTGCCAAGTACAATCTGGGACTACCAAACTGGACCAGCAGCAATATAGTTTTGACAGCACTGGAATGAAACACATATTGTAAATCTAAGAAATTCTTCttacagagaaatgaagaaTGTGCAAAGCAAAAACAGTTTCTTTGCATGAGGAGGTTTGGTCTTGTGTGTCAGGAGGTTCCAGCTCTGCAGTGAAGCTGTAGTAGTTCGTGTATACAGATGGGTTGTTGTGGAAACGTAATAATAGTGATACATTTTGTTATGGGAGTTCAATTTTAACATCTTCTCTTCTGTTTATCTGCCATATGTCAGAAATGAGAGTTTACAGGTCAGTTGCTTCATCACAACGTCTTGTTGATATATTTATGCCAACATAATTAGCAATTGGAGTCAAGCTGAAATCCTCAAATGCATTGTCACAGTTTCCTGAATATCTCAGGTTACAACTGGATATGCACATTATTATACTCATATtattcctctgtctgtctggcaCCAAGCCGTGGTAatgttgttgtctttgttaAGTCTAATCAGTGTTTTGATGAAACATATTTTACCGATTTATTATCTGTATCTCACTTATCTATACAACTAAGGCACAAAGTTATATGGGTATCTCACAAATATATGCTGCAACAATGTACGTTGTTATTAATCGTACTCGTGTTATTGTCATTTCTGTTCCTGTGGGTTTGAACAGTACAGTCCATTAGTGAAACTGCCATCTGTGTGAATAAGCAGGGTGTTGTAAATTTGTATGTGCCTCTTCCAGTCCTTTTCCATTTCTCTAaaacttgatttaaaaaaaaaacaaacttttattgTAAAATTATTACCAGACTTTAGAGTGGCAGCTGGGTTGCCAGGTAAGAGCTAAGGAAGCCTAACATTTAAAGACGAGGCttgatgtttaatgtttgtTGTGAATACAGAAGTGTAAAAggatttaaatgattttaattaagTTGAATTAAGTCTccttattttattctatttatgACACTCCAGTTAGTGGAGGGGCACCCTTTAAATCTCCCACAGGACAGATGTGTCCTGTTGTACAATATGAATAGATTGTTGGGGCGTGGGTTGCTGCTGACATTTGAATGCAGGTCCTGCTTTGGCTTCTGTGGTGTTGCAGTGGCACAGAGAATCTCAAAGGGGAATCAACAGTGTAAATTATTCAATCTCACTGAAAAGCTGTTTGAAAACTGATCCCTAGTTCAGGATTGTATATGGTTTCTATATGAGCATGCCTTTCTCTTGTCATCAGGTGTGACTTTAATGTGTTACATGTCTCCATTCGTTGAATATGTTGCCACAGTGGTGGCATCTCTTCTAGATAATGGCATACATACATTTCAAGTGTTTGAAAGATGCATATAGGAGTggattatatattatatattaaaaatgtacaaaccGATATTCTACAATAAAATGGCACAAATCTGCATCAAAgagtattctttttttttactgtactgGAAATGCAACAAGTGAACGTGAACGGTGAAAGATCAAAAGTGAAGTGACAGTGTGACAGAACCCGCCGCAGTCACATAAGAATTTTAGTTATCTTACAATATGACAATAAGGTTAAGTGTTAAGGCCTTCAGTTGTGACAGTATTAAACAATACATGGCTCAATCATAGTTATATTT includes:
- the abhd11 gene encoding sn-1-specific diacylglycerol lipase ABHD11, with amino-acid sequence MSVLFRLIRRGLLTGRTSFRLYPGQDVCGLAPNVRTASSSSPVNLTYDVFDGKGESTPLVFLHGLFGSKSNFHSIAKSLVQRTGRKVLTVDARNHGNSPHSSLLTYEAMTGDLKHLLAQLHIEKCILIGHSMGGKTAMATALTQPSLVERLVVVDISPAQTTTRTNFHCYIRAMQEVKISSDIPRSTARRMAEDQLRSLVKEHSVRQFLLTNLVEQNGHYAWRVNLEAISAHLDNLMSFPSFDTVYEGPTLFLGGASSAYISSEDYPEIQRLFPHADIQYIPDASHWIHADKPLDFISSIISFLQS